A stretch of Cupriavidus sp. D39 DNA encodes these proteins:
- a CDS encoding beta strand repeat-containing protein, translated as MAGNTTLLANGGNLFNVAGPIGGTGNLTLISPTGNTFIFAANNTYVGGTTVANGTLQIGTGGTAGSVGTGTIIDNGNVVVNVSGNATIAGISGTGNFMQAGTGTTTLMSTSLTSGSTAVNAGMLAFNLAGNATLAGNISGNGNLGVTVSNGALTLVNMTGSIGMLTATADNGMNVASTLNATNGVVLTTKAGNLTVGGNISASSGNITLTAGASCSIGQASGYDTCGDVVPSAGFIATAGAGKTVVIRSGNANSAALRGLVSGATYYKVFNTSGTTPDSNYAIDLFYRSLPVISGNGTAQSRGYDGTVFVNATLVAFSGTGIFDQDTYTYSFAGGSTNGTIGDTHVGTNKLVAVAPSTLNVTGTASSNSLVANYNPVVYVGNVMVNITPAGLTVAASGGTKVYDGLNGSVAVATVTGLKGSDTVSNASLAEVYASPHVQGSNGSVLNVAAALGNASLGGGGYVTDYNVSYVAANGTITPATVTLSGGNGEQQGL; from the coding sequence TTGGCGGGCAATACCACCCTGCTCGCGAATGGTGGGAATTTATTCAATGTGGCTGGTCCCATCGGCGGGACGGGGAATTTGACGCTCATAAGTCCCACGGGTAACACGTTCATTTTTGCTGCCAACAACACCTATGTTGGCGGCACCACTGTTGCCAATGGTACGCTGCAAATCGGGACTGGGGGAACCGCAGGGTCTGTGGGAACCGGAACCATTATTGACAATGGCAACGTCGTGGTTAACGTATCAGGTAATGCGACAATTGCCGGCATCAGTGGTACGGGTAACTTCATGCAGGCTGGCACGGGCACGACAACCCTGATGAGCACAAGCCTCACTAGCGGGTCTACGGCGGTCAATGCCGGCATGCTGGCCTTCAATCTCGCTGGCAACGCGACGCTCGCAGGCAATATCAGTGGGAACGGCAATCTCGGTGTCACGGTATCGAATGGTGCGTTGACCTTGGTCAATATGACCGGCAGTATCGGCATGTTAACCGCGACGGCTGATAATGGCATGAACGTGGCATCGACACTGAATGCCACTAACGGAGTTGTCCTTACGACAAAAGCAGGCAATCTTACAGTCGGAGGTAATATTTCCGCATCGAGCGGAAATATCACGCTGACTGCGGGAGCGAGTTGCTCTATCGGGCAAGCCAGTGGTTACGACACCTGTGGCGATGTGGTGCCAAGTGCTGGGTTTATAGCGACAGCGGGCGCTGGAAAAACTGTCGTGATTCGTTCGGGTAATGCCAATTCGGCAGCTCTGCGTGGGCTCGTCTCAGGGGCAACGTATTATAAAGTATTTAATACGAGTGGCACGACACCGGATTCAAATTACGCAATTGATTTGTTTTATCGATCGTTGCCGGTTATTTCGGGTAATGGCACAGCACAAAGTCGTGGTTACGACGGAACTGTGTTTGTTAATGCGACGCTGGTAGCATTTAGTGGTACGGGAATCTTTGATCAAGACACGTACACGTATAGTTTTGCGGGTGGCAGCACCAATGGAACGATTGGTGACACCCACGTCGGAACGAACAAGCTCGTTGCGGTTGCGCCTTCCACGCTGAATGTCACTGGAACAGCGAGTAGCAATAGTTTGGTGGCGAACTACAACCCAGTGGTGTACGTCGGCAACGTCATGGTCAACATCACGCCGGCGGGGCTGACGGTGGCGGCGAGTGGTGGGACGAAGGTGTACGACGGGCTGAACGGGTCGGTGGCGGTGGCGACGGTGACGGGGCTCAAGGGCAGCGACACGGTGAGCAACGCGTCGCTGGCGGAGGTGTACGCGAGTCCGCACGTGCAGGGGTCGAACGGCTCGGTGCTGAACGTGGCGGCGGCGCTGGGCAATGCGAGCCTTGGCGGCGGTGGTTACGTGACGGACTACAACGTGAGCTACGTGGCAGCGAACGGCACGATCACGCCGGCGACCGTGACGCTGTCGGGGGGTAACGGCGAACAACAAGGTCTATGA